A single region of the Candidatus Woesearchaeota archaeon genome encodes:
- the rpmC gene encoding 50S ribosomal protein L29: MALKTKEIMAMEKSDIEAKILELRRELIKLNAQVHTGTVPKNPGQIKAMKKTIARMLTIINAQKNAKTLQTKEESKKA; encoded by the coding sequence GCTCAAAACAAAGGAAATCATGGCAATGGAAAAGTCAGATATAGAGGCTAAAATCCTGGAACTCCGGAGAGAGCTGATAAAGCTCAACGCCCAGGTGCACACGGGAACAGTCCCGAAGAATCCGGGGCAGATAAAAGCCATGAAAAAGACAATCGCAAGGATGCTGACAATAATCAATGCGCAAAAAAACGCAAAAACTTTACAAACCAAGGAGGAAAGTAAAAAGGCATGA